The following coding sequences are from one Gloeomargarita sp. SKYB120 window:
- the ftsH gene encoding ATP-dependent zinc metalloprotease FtsH translates to MKFSWRIALLWLLPVLIIGFFFWQGTMGPVWRETGLNAATARMTYGRFLEYLDAGYVRRLDLYDGGRTAVVEVADPELMSRFQRIRVDLPTAGPELISRLRQAHVDFDIHNNRSNNLALWGLLGNLVFPLVLLGGLVFLLRRSSGIPGGPGPAMNFGRSRARFQMEAKTGVKFDDVAGVDEAKEELQEVVTFLKQPERFTAVGAKIPRGVLLVGPPGTGKTLLAKAIAGEAGVPFFSISGSEFVEMFVGVGASRVRDLFKKAKENAPCIVFIDEIDAVGRQRGAGIGGGNDEREQTLNQLLTEMDGFEGNTGVIVIAATNRPDVLDAALLRPGRFDRQVTVDVPDINGRLAILRVHARNKKFDDTISLEMIARRTPGFSGADLANLLNEAAILTARRRKEAIGASEIDAAIDRVIAGMEGTPLVDGKSKRLIAYHEVGHAIVGTLLPHHDPVQKVTLIPRGQARGLTWFVPGEEQMLLSRAQLLARITGALGGRAAEAVVFGESEVTTGAGNDLQQVAALARQMVTRFGMSDFGLLSLDGQMGEVFLGRDLVARSDYSDELAALVDAQVRRIVNECYQRACQIIRENRVVIDRLVDLLIEKETIDGEEFRRIVAEYTPLPAQTATPA, encoded by the coding sequence ATGAAGTTTTCGTGGCGGATAGCGTTGCTGTGGTTGTTGCCGGTGCTCATTATCGGCTTTTTCTTTTGGCAGGGAACGATGGGGCCGGTCTGGCGGGAAACGGGCTTGAATGCGGCGACGGCGCGGATGACCTACGGGCGGTTTCTGGAGTATTTGGATGCAGGCTATGTCCGGCGCTTGGACCTGTATGATGGGGGACGTACGGCGGTAGTGGAAGTGGCCGACCCAGAGTTGATGAGTCGTTTTCAGCGGATTCGCGTGGATTTGCCGACCGCCGGGCCGGAGCTGATTAGCCGCCTGCGCCAAGCCCACGTGGATTTCGATATTCACAACAACCGCAGCAATAACCTGGCGCTGTGGGGGCTACTGGGGAACTTGGTGTTTCCGCTGGTGTTGCTAGGCGGGTTGGTGTTCTTGCTACGGCGCTCCAGTGGGATTCCCGGCGGTCCTGGGCCGGCTATGAACTTTGGACGCTCGCGGGCGCGGTTCCAGATGGAAGCTAAAACCGGGGTGAAGTTTGACGACGTGGCTGGGGTGGATGAAGCCAAGGAAGAGCTGCAGGAAGTGGTGACCTTCCTCAAGCAACCGGAGCGCTTTACGGCGGTTGGGGCGAAAATCCCGCGGGGGGTCTTGTTAGTCGGGCCGCCAGGGACGGGGAAAACGTTGTTGGCAAAGGCCATCGCTGGGGAAGCTGGCGTGCCTTTCTTCAGCATTTCCGGCTCCGAATTTGTCGAGATGTTTGTGGGCGTGGGGGCGTCGCGGGTGCGCGACCTGTTCAAGAAGGCCAAGGAAAACGCCCCTTGCATCGTGTTCATTGACGAGATTGACGCGGTGGGCCGGCAACGGGGCGCGGGCATCGGCGGCGGCAACGATGAGCGGGAACAAACTCTGAACCAGTTGCTGACCGAGATGGACGGCTTTGAAGGGAACACGGGCGTGATTGTGATTGCCGCCACCAACCGCCCGGATGTATTGGATGCGGCGCTCCTGCGTCCGGGTCGCTTTGACCGGCAAGTGACGGTGGATGTGCCGGACATCAACGGCCGTTTGGCAATCCTGCGCGTCCATGCCCGCAACAAGAAGTTCGACGACACGATTTCCCTGGAGATGATTGCCCGACGGACGCCGGGGTTTTCCGGGGCGGATTTGGCCAATTTGCTCAACGAAGCGGCCATCCTCACGGCGCGACGGCGCAAAGAAGCCATTGGTGCCAGCGAGATTGACGCGGCGATTGACCGGGTGATTGCCGGGATGGAGGGCACGCCCCTGGTTGATGGCAAGAGCAAGCGGTTGATCGCCTATCACGAAGTCGGCCATGCGATTGTGGGGACGTTGCTCCCGCACCACGACCCGGTGCAAAAGGTGACGTTGATTCCCCGGGGGCAAGCGCGCGGGTTGACCTGGTTTGTGCCGGGGGAAGAGCAGATGTTGTTGTCGCGGGCGCAGTTGCTGGCGCGGATCACAGGAGCCTTGGGTGGCCGAGCGGCGGAAGCGGTGGTGTTCGGCGAATCGGAGGTGACCACTGGCGCCGGGAATGACCTGCAACAGGTGGCGGCGTTGGCCCGGCAGATGGTGACGCGCTTTGGAATGTCCGACTTTGGGCTTTTGTCCCTGGACGGCCAGATGGGCGAAGTGTTTCTCGGACGGGATTTGGTGGCCCGCTCTGACTACTCTGATGAACTGGCGGCGCTGGTGGATGCCCAGGTGCGGCGGATTGTCAATGAGTGCTACCAGCGGGCCTGTCAGATCATCCGGGAGAACCGGGTGGTGATTGACCGCTTGGTGGACCTGTTGATTGAAAAAGAAACGATTGACGGCGAGGAATTTCGTCGCATCGTGGCCGAATACACGCCCTTGCCGGCGCAGACGGCAACCCCTGCGTGA
- the csaB gene encoding polysaccharide pyruvyl transferase CsaB encodes MRVVLCGYYGYGNGGDEALLLTLLQMLPPSVQPVVLSAQPRVTRQLYGVATCHRWHLGQVLVEIARSQGFVWGGGSLIQDKTSWASPLYYLGLMAVAQLLGKRTVAWAQGIGPLERPWLQRLARWVFRRCQAISVRDKPAAEQLRQWGRAVLLAPDPVWALPEQLYVPLKDLPAPRIAVVLRPHRLLTPAWLDTLTQALRQFQQATGVWVVFLPFQPQTDRALAQQLQRSVAESSLLEPSHPAQLKGVFRGMELVVTMRYHGLVMGAAAGCRCFSLSYDPKVSQLQRELAMPGWDLRQQPPSPQDLSRQWLDLYANGEGLSPAQIQAWSDRAMLHGELLQQVFT; translated from the coding sequence ATGCGGGTTGTCCTGTGCGGCTATTACGGCTATGGCAATGGGGGCGATGAAGCGCTACTGCTGACCCTATTGCAGATGTTGCCGCCCTCGGTGCAACCCGTTGTGCTCTCAGCGCAACCCCGGGTGACCCGGCAGTTGTACGGGGTAGCGACGTGCCACCGCTGGCATCTGGGGCAAGTGCTCGTTGAAATCGCGCGCAGCCAGGGCTTTGTCTGGGGCGGGGGTAGCTTGATCCAGGACAAAACGAGCTGGGCCAGTCCCCTGTACTACCTAGGGTTGATGGCCGTAGCCCAGTTATTGGGAAAACGCACGGTGGCCTGGGCACAGGGGATTGGGCCGCTGGAGCGTCCGTGGTTACAGCGCTTGGCGCGATGGGTCTTCCGGCGCTGCCAGGCCATCAGTGTGCGGGACAAACCGGCAGCAGAACAACTCCGGCAATGGGGACGCGCGGTTCTTCTGGCACCTGACCCCGTGTGGGCCTTGCCAGAGCAGCTCTATGTGCCCCTGAAGGACCTGCCGGCTCCTCGCATCGCGGTGGTGTTACGGCCCCATCGGCTCTTGACGCCTGCTTGGCTGGACACGCTGACCCAGGCGCTGCGGCAATTTCAACAGGCGACGGGGGTATGGGTCGTGTTTCTCCCATTTCAACCGCAAACCGACCGGGCGCTGGCCCAACAGTTGCAGCGGTCAGTGGCCGAAAGCAGCCTGCTGGAACCGTCCCATCCGGCCCAGCTCAAGGGCGTCTTCCGCGGGATGGAATTGGTGGTGACTATGCGCTATCACGGGTTGGTGATGGGCGCTGCGGCGGGTTGTCGGTGCTTCAGCCTAAGTTACGACCCAAAGGTGTCCCAGTTGCAACGGGAACTGGCCATGCCAGGGTGGGATTTACGACAACAACCGCCATCGCCCCAGGACTTGAGTCGGCAGTGGCTCGACCTGTACGCCAATGGGGAGGGGCTATCGCCCGCGCAGATCCAAGCCTGGTCAGACCGGGCCATGCTTCACGGCGAATTGCTGCAACAGGTTTTCACCTAA
- a CDS encoding pentapeptide repeat-containing protein has protein sequence MAPKQLTREELLLRYAEGERDFTGVYLKEVDLSNKILSRIILAEANLERANLTGTNFLGANFRGAVLNQARMYNCNLSGANLVDTQLWRVDLRRAYLRGANLTGAYMSECDLSGANLGDAILKLARLRDANLTEVRWRGADLTEADLRGAKLTGVDLTQVSLERALLL, from the coding sequence ATGGCACCGAAACAATTAACCAGGGAAGAACTGTTGCTCCGCTACGCAGAGGGAGAACGGGACTTCACCGGTGTGTACCTCAAGGAAGTCGATCTGAGTAATAAAATTCTCAGCCGGATTATTTTGGCCGAGGCCAATCTAGAACGGGCCAACCTAACCGGCACAAACTTTTTGGGCGCCAATTTCCGGGGTGCTGTCCTCAACCAAGCCCGGATGTACAACTGCAACCTCAGCGGGGCCAACCTAGTGGACACCCAACTGTGGCGCGTGGATTTACGCCGGGCCTACCTGCGGGGGGCGAATTTAACCGGGGCCTACATGAGCGAGTGCGACCTGAGCGGCGCCAACCTGGGGGATGCGATTTTGAAACTAGCCCGGCTGCGGGACGCCAATTTGACCGAAGTGCGCTGGCGCGGCGCTGACTTAACGGAAGCCGACCTGCGGGGCGCGAAACTCACCGGCGTGGATTTAACCCAGGTTTCCCTAGAGCGAGCGTTACTGCTTTAG
- a CDS encoding 2-phosphosulfolactate phosphatase family protein, protein MKCWVYHTPELVPAGDLPDCAVVVDVLRATTTMAVALSAGATAVQVFADLEELLRVSAQWPAEQRLRVGERGGQVVSGFDMGNSPLDCTPERVKGRRLFMSTTNGTRALARVQAAPCVLTCALVNRQAVVELLQQQQPERVWIVASGWEGAFSLEDTACAGALLMGLGDQATTGNDEAVGALALYQQWQDNLLELLHRASHGQRLLKLGQAADLRFCAQVDCLTTVPRQSAPSVLTAST, encoded by the coding sequence ATGAAGTGTTGGGTGTACCATACGCCGGAACTCGTGCCCGCTGGAGATTTGCCTGACTGTGCCGTGGTGGTGGATGTCCTGCGGGCGACGACAACCATGGCTGTAGCCTTGAGCGCCGGGGCAACCGCAGTCCAAGTGTTTGCTGACCTGGAAGAACTGTTGCGCGTGAGCGCCCAGTGGCCGGCAGAACAGCGGTTGCGCGTCGGAGAACGGGGCGGCCAAGTTGTCAGTGGCTTTGATATGGGCAACTCGCCCTTAGATTGCACCCCCGAGCGGGTCAAGGGGCGGCGGTTATTCATGAGTACAACCAATGGCACTCGCGCCCTGGCTCGCGTCCAAGCTGCCCCCTGCGTCCTTACCTGTGCGCTGGTGAATCGCCAGGCCGTTGTGGAACTTCTCCAGCAACAGCAGCCAGAACGGGTCTGGATTGTGGCCTCAGGGTGGGAGGGCGCCTTTTCCTTGGAAGACACCGCCTGCGCTGGGGCATTGTTAATGGGGTTGGGTGACCAGGCGACTACTGGCAATGACGAAGCAGTGGGCGCGTTAGCATTGTACCAGCAATGGCAGGATAATTTACTGGAATTGCTCCACCGGGCAAGTCATGGGCAGCGGTTGTTAAAGCTAGGGCAAGCTGCAGATTTGCGTTTCTGTGCCCAGGTGGATTGCCTGACCACTGTGCCTCGCCAAAGCGCCCCCAGTGTGCTGACGGCCTCGACGTAG
- a CDS encoding TPM domain-containing protein, whose protein sequence is MRHWLWVGALVLWLWLGGMGPAQATAVTDLPATPPASWVFDEADVFSPSTVNQVNRTLTQLSQDTGFQVHVVSLRRLDYGETASSFGEKLFQRWFPDGGAKQVLLTLVARTATADLQAGSEVIPLLPSATALSIVEDTLLKLVRRDVYNQALVDTVTRLQAVLSGQPDPGPPPEDVERIEGNFATAAETRQTKDIWTAVVVVLLILATVIPMVTYYWYVQR, encoded by the coding sequence ATGCGACATTGGTTGTGGGTAGGTGCCTTGGTGCTTTGGTTATGGCTGGGGGGAATGGGGCCAGCCCAGGCAACGGCTGTGACCGACCTGCCAGCGACCCCGCCGGCAAGCTGGGTATTCGACGAAGCTGATGTGTTTAGCCCTAGCACAGTTAACCAGGTGAACCGCACCTTGACCCAACTCAGTCAAGACACGGGCTTTCAAGTCCATGTTGTGAGCCTGCGGCGGCTGGATTACGGGGAAACGGCCAGCAGTTTTGGTGAAAAGCTGTTTCAACGCTGGTTCCCTGACGGCGGCGCCAAACAGGTGTTGCTCACCCTAGTAGCCCGCACAGCAACGGCAGATTTACAAGCTGGTTCGGAGGTCATCCCCCTGCTGCCCTCAGCGACGGCCCTGAGTATCGTGGAAGACACCCTGCTCAAACTGGTGCGCCGGGATGTTTACAACCAGGCTCTAGTAGATACAGTGACCCGCTTACAGGCGGTGCTCTCCGGTCAGCCAGACCCTGGTCCACCCCCTGAAGATGTAGAACGCATCGAGGGCAATTTTGCTACAGCTGCTGAAACCCGCCAAACCAAGGACATTTGGACGGCGGTGGTGGTGGTGTTACTGATCCTGGCTACGGTCATTCCCATGGTCACTTACTACTGGTACGTTCAGCGATGA